The genomic interval TCGAAACTAATGGACGAAAGTATAAGATAAGAGCAACCGAAGGACAATTAAGCGCGTCTTGATAAATGCTTCAACTTTCTCGATCTGGTATACCAGTCCACATTTGAAAAATCCGCGCCCATTGCCGCGGCGGTTGTtattgctgttgctgctgttgcggTGCCGTATCAGAAACACGCGGCCGTTTAGGATCATTCGGTCCCGGTGCGGGAGGATCTGCAGGAGGGGGATGTGAACCGGGGGACGCATTTGCATTTGTGACGTCGCTCAAGGGCGGTCTTTTGCCGTTCGCATTCATATTctggggaggtggagggACACTGCCCCCTCTAGTCATTGCCGCTGCAGGGCCAGGCGAGTTCCGCGCATCGATATTTGGCCGCGTCAGGGGACGGTAGGAAGAAGTAGACGGGCCGCGATGCACGGGACTGCCGACTCCGCCCCCAGGAACGCCACCAGGAGCACCGACTCGGCGCTGCATGTCTGCGGCAGGGTTGATGAAGTCGCGGGAGGACGATCCAGAGGGAGACCCGCCGGTGAGCATGGGTTTGGAGATTGGGACGCTCTTGGTGTGATCCACCCCTGCGGTTTTGCGGATCGAGGGGCTCTCAGCGTGTGGGTCGAATTGGGGTGctgctgccggtggtgcGCCGCTGGGATTATCGCGGAGTAGATCCACTGCTCGCGCGGAGTAGAATCCGGTGGACGGGGTGCTTTGTGGTGGACGCATGTCTTGGTTGACGGCAGGCCCGGGCTCTCTTGTCGCTGGCGGCTGGGCATTGGTGTTCTGAGGGGGGCGTGGCTGGGGCGCTGCTGATGGCCCAGCATTCGCCAGACCAGGTGTAGGTCGTCGTTGGGCTGCAGATTGATCGGGGATGGCTGGCGGGTTTTGTCGTGCATTCTGAGGGCCTGGTGGTGGCAGTCTGGCAGCTGCTCCAGCCGCGCTCCATCTATCTGGCTTTGAAGGCGTGACAGCAGCCGCGTCAAATCTTCCCGGGGGCCCTCGCTGTGCACCGGGGCCATTCAGCGGCGTGGGAGGTTGCTGTCGTCTATTGGCGTCTGGGTCTATTGTGATCTCATCAGGATTGTCCGTGTTTGTTACCACGAAATCGGCTTCATCGAAAACGTCGCCTGGATATGATCAGCAAGGTCGTTGATGGGATGATTCATGTTTCATACTGCCAAACTCGCCATCGGCCTCAAATATGACATTACTCTCAGCATTGCTGCGGCTTCCAGTGCCTGCCagtcgaggaggaggaggaagatcatcgtcctcttGCAACCGGTTTTGTGGGACGGGCTCTCTCTTCATCGGAGGAGCAGGATCCTTCTTAACTGGCGCATAGTCAGGGTGTCGATGGAGATCGTCGATATCCCATCTAGCCTATAACCCAGAGTGAGTATGAAAAAGCAGGACCTCGAAGGTGCCTTACTGGTGCAGCCTTGACTTTGGTCACCTTGGAAACATAGTCCTTGTCGTAGATACAGTTGCCCAAGACGTTGCCAAAGTTCCTCAAGGTTCGTTTCAAGGCGTCTGTCGtcccttctttcttggccttctcaAAACCTGCCGCCTTGCCCTTGCAGTTCTCGATGTGGCCGTATCCAATATCCTAGCAGACCAATCAGCCCCGGGATCCTAATCGAAAGACGCAACGCATTACCTCGTGAAATGTACCATCCCGCAAAGTCACTCGGACTATCACGGACAGCCCCAGGTTAATCTTGCCCGTATTCGGATTCTCCTCGACCTGAATGACCCGAAATCAGCCCAACTCTCTCACCACAAGGCGTATAAGATGCAACGAACAAAGTCAATCTGAACATTCTGAATCGAGCTGGACCAGCCATTAAACCCAAACACCTCGTTCGCAAGGTTGATACACTTGTCAGCCGCAAGATAGTGCACCTTAGTCCCCGCGGCACCAGGTCGTGAGGAGATGTATTCGGGGCCGAGTTTCTTATCGAGCCGCGCTTGCAGCGTGGCGATTTCCTGGGCGGTGTACTCTGACATGCGGCGCTGGGGTTCCTCGAAAGGGTTGTTCGTTGTGCTAGCTGGTGCGTTGGGCATCGTGATGCATCCTGGGTTGCTGCGGTGTTGGTCGCCGACACTGGGAGAGACGCGGTCAGTGCTCGAGTCCATGGGTTATGTCGTGGTTCCCTATTAGTCTCACGCTGGCATCTTCTGGCAATGGAGCAGGAAAGTCGAGTTGGGTAtttggaggatggggagggcGTGTTGTCGCGCCTCTATCAGGAGACACGGGCAAGGCGCGTGGTCACGTGGTGATAACCAAGCTCTTATCGTGTCGAGTATACAAAGAATCGATTAGGATTACAAAGTGGATTGACACAACGGATGGGATTTCAGTTTATTTTCCGTGGTTGAATGGAATTAAAAACAACCAGAGTATTGGCCCAATCATTGAATGACAAGACTTGCACTAGGCACGAGCCCAAGCTCCTTCAGACTCTCTCCAAAGTACTCTGCATCAAACACCTTCTTGGGAAAGTTCTGAGTGAAGCTCTGTACATCGAGTCCTTCATCCTGTTTCAGGGCTGCAGCAACCTCAAAGAGTGTGGTGGTGACCGGGAATGTTTTCATCACATTGCCTTTCGAGGTCTGGAAACGCATGCGAGTCTCGGTGTAGGCGGAAGCAGGCTTGGACGCAACGGGGCCCGATGTGGTCGGCGCTGGAGCTgccgctggcggcggtggaggagccACGCCAGCCCGTTCAGCTCGCTCGCGCTCAGCCTTCAGCCGGCGCTCCTCTTTAtccgcctcgatcttggctttgatcctcttcttcgcctccacttcctcgagTTTCTCCCGCTTCTTTGCCGCAgcctccttcatctgctgTTTCCGTTCCAGTTCCTCTTTGGCGGCCTGGCTCTCTTTGGTGCTCTTTCTCCGAATCTCCTGGGGAGGATATTAACGAGAATCCGACCAGAAACGCCAAATCCCATACGTACCTCGTTTCTCTTCTTATCGGCCTTATCCTGCTCCGACTGCACGGCgcgcttctccgccagcttcTGCCGCAACTCCTCCagtctttccttcttctgctcctccgtcaaGGGGGCGATATCCTCGGTCGACTCGGAGAAATCGACATGCTGCGACTTGGATGCATGGAACTCGGCCTGTGCTTGGCTGCGGAACTTCTTGCCGCAGTCGTTGCACACCAGGCTGCGCGCCTCTTCGCCCGGTTGCAAGGCGGgaccctcctcgtcatccgcTTGTtcggccttgatctcctctAGCGACTTGTCCTGGTTTGTCTCGAGCCATTCGAGCGCGCCTTGCACTGCGCGGATAATTAGACAGGTATTGGTATGGGTGAGGTGACTTACGGCCTCCGGCCTTGGAGACTGCCAGCTGCGCACGTTCCTTGTCGAAGCCCATTTCAATGAGCTGGTCCAGGTcggacgccatggtggatgggtgaGGTGAAGTGAGGTAGCTGTGGCCAGCTACACCCGGTtgagagaagaaggatggacgggaagaaggtggtggatgtAGTAGTTGATGTGGAGGAGAGCAGCTTCCGGGTGACTGACGTATTTAGGAAAGGCGGCGAGCGACAGATTGCGGGATGGGATGGCCCCGCTAGCAACAACAGTAGTATTACTACGGGACATGGTTCAGGTACCACAATAGGTGTGTATGGTCAGGATATACCATTTGGTAGGAATGATTAGAATTATTATATAGCTCTAGCGAGGTCCAACATCAATTCGGGAATTCTGTGCCATGCCGGAGTTGAACCGGATAGGCGAGTTTCGGAAGTCAACAGAGATGTGTGTTTCTCCACAGCGACATCACATGCACTCGGCACGACGAACAGTGCCAGATAAACAATCATCCAACGACCCAATCGACTCCATGCCATGAGAATTAGTCCATCGACGCTCGAAACGAACAATCTCACTGCCTGCGAGTGACATCACATGACCCTGTGCTGAGTCATCTCTCCCCATGCTTGGCCAGCCAACCAAACCAACTCGACCAACTCCTGATCAACTCGACGCCCTTGACTGCCTTCTTCCCCGGTGTTCGCAAATCGCGCGCGCTACTCCGTGCTGCCCcgtctttcctttccttccatccatctctcTAACGTGTCGACGCCCGCCATGTCTATGGAAATCGATCCCCCCGAGCTGAGCTTCAAGCGTGAGTTGGCCACGTCCGCCCTGCCCGCGACTTCTCCCGCGGTGCCTTGCTAACCTGCCTCTGCGGTGCAGGCCCCTTCAACCATGAAGTGTGCCAGGTCCTGCATCTGAGCAACCTGAACGAGGAGGCCGTGGTATTCAAGGTACGTTTCTCTTGCTTCCCTCGGCATTTGTCATCTTCTGACATGTGTGCTCTTTTTCCCGGTCAACAGGTCAAAACCACCGCCCCGAAGCAGTATGTGGCTACTTTGCGATCCTCTGTGACTGCCTCGAGATATGTTGACTGATCATCCTGCAGTTACTGCGTACGCCCCAACTCCGGCCGTATTGAGCCCGGCAAGAGTGTCGATGTGCAGGGTTGGTTTATACTCGCTCTTATTTTTGACTCGCACGTGCTAATGGGATGGGTTTGGATAGTTCTGCTGCAGGCCATGAAGGAGGAGCCCGCTCTGGATGCGAAGTGCAAGGACAAGTTCCTGGTTCAGTCTGTGTCGGTCACTCGTGACATGGAGTTTGCGAACGTTACGTCGATCGTATGTGCAGACGTCCCACTCGATGTTTAGGCGCCCAAACTAATGATGCCCTGCAGTTCGAGAAAACCCCCAAGACTTCCGTGGTCGAGCGCAAGATCCGTGTGACCTGGCTGCAATCCGATGCGACCTCAGGctccggcgcaggcgaggTAAACAAACAACGATTGTCCCTCCTCCCGACGCTCTCAAACTAACATAACTCTAGACTATCGACGAAGATCTCCCAGCCTACAACTCTCCCGGCGGAGACTTTGAAACCCCCGCCCCAGGCCtgtcgacgaagaagagcaccgACGACACCTCCCCGCTCCCCCCTCCCAATTTCACCGAGAAGCCCATCAAAACCGAGTCCTCCCCCCAGCCGTCCCAAGAGGGGTTCATCGCAACCGCCAAGTCCGCTGTGGCCAGCATTCCTCAATCCTCAAGTGAAATGCAGGCCCAGCTCTCCGACGCACGAGAACAGATCCAGCGGCTCAAGGACCGCCTGGCAGATCAGGGCTTGCGGCAGCGGAAGACCGGCGGCGAGGCTGGCGGCAGTGCTCCCCCCGCCATGATGCGGCAGCAGAATTCGCAGAGCACGTCGGGCGTACCCCTCCAGATCGTGGCAGGTTTGTGCCTgatcagcttcttgatcgcatacttcttcttctagcccttttctttccgaCTCTGCGTGCTCATGGCCTCTCCGATCGCGTCACGTCTCCGACGACTTTTCTGTCCTTGTGTCTTGTCTCTTGAAGAgctcccttttctttttttcttttctctttcgtGACAGCATcagcccttcttctctgtctgtgttttcccttcccccttCCTCTTGTTCCCAGTATCGATATTTTATTTTACAATCCCTGCCGTgctgtctgtctggctgtCCGCCTCTCCGGGATCTGCAATGAATCCTCTGGAAGCTCGACGCCTGCTCTGCTgccctttctttctttttctattttcCTTTCCTACTTTGTCTAAGAACACGTTACGATGAACGGCACTGAGCGGCTCGTTTTCAATTTTGTCTTTTGCGATAGACGAATATCAAACTAGCTCCTCACAAGGTATTCCTTTTACTTTCCCTAACCGCCGTCGTAGCTTCCTACAGGTCGGTATGTAGGCAGTGTTCCAGTCTATATGATTATTGCATTGaagaaaccaacaaaaaGAAGCCTACTCTAGCACTGAATCTCACTCTCCTTCCACCCATCCCCTTCCTCTCCTGCCGGACCCGCCGACGCAGCAGAGATACCCTCCCCACCACGCCCATCAGtgccattcttcttcgtgctgtttcctcctccaccaccaacaacacgCCCACCCTGCGCCCGCTTCACGCGACACCACGGCCCAACATTCTTATCCAGGATAAAAGTCCAGATCACCCACACCCAGCTCCGATGGCACGGCAGCGGCTCGTAGAACTCCCTCGCCATCTCATGGAGCGCATACAATCTGGTCCAGGGGATGGCGGGGAAATCATGATGCTCGTTATGCAGGCCGACATTGTAAGTCAAGATATTCAGGGGCCCGTAGTAGGAGTATGTCTCTGGCGGGGGGAGCGAGTCCAATGGATGCTCCGGGGCACATTTCCCGGCCGCAGCGGATGCAGTTTTCAATTCAGAAAGACTCTCTGTTCCGCCACCCTGCGCCTTCGAAAAGAAGTAATGCTCAGCAATAAAATGCCCCGCGCAGGGGTGCAGCGAGCCTGCGAGAAACGAGCTAGCCACGAGATACAGCAGGGGCTGCAGCGAGCCGCCGCTGACCTGGGTGAGCACGTAGTCGAAGGATAGCTGCACGGCTaggttgaggaggtggatGGATGTGAAGGGCGGGCTGTAGATGAACATTGGGCGGACGGCGTAGAAGAGGATCTGGAATGTGCAGAAGAAAGTTTTGCCGAGGACGGagttgaggaagaaggcttCTAGTGCGGTGGGAAGGTCGGTGTCGAGGCCTGTTACGCCGAGGGATTTGTGGTGCGTCAGGTGGTAGGGCTGTGGGGGTTTTTCTTAGCTGTCATGTTGCATTTTATGTGGCGATGTTGAGAGTATGTATGTCCCATGGGAAAGGAGAATCTCACCCGAAAGGCAGCGCTATACGGCAACCCAATGGGCAAATTCGCAAAAATAGCCAACAGCCGATTGGCCAGGGCGGAGCGGAAAGCGAGGTTGTGTGATATTTCATGGATGGCCAGGAAAAGATTCTGGTTTGCCGTTGCTCCGATTAAGTAGGCGGTTGCCAGGAAGCGCCAGTCAAGTATGGAGGTGTTGCGGAGGAGATAGGCGCATGTGAGTTGGGtggagacgacggcgaggacgacatATTTCGTTAGTGGCTCTGGGCCGCAGAGTTTCGTGACCTAAATGGAAATAGGAGAGTTAGCATATGGGCATCAGGGAGAGGGGGAAGCTGGGAACggagttttttttttttttttgggtcgTCCACTCCCATGCGGGAATTGGATCCGAACAAGTAGACATACCTCCGGGTGGGCCTTGATTATGGCTTGCCGCCGTGAGCGGTGCGGCTCTTCGGTGTATGTCCAGAAGAAGTGGTCGTCAACGGCGGAGGCCTGCGGCGGAGGGATTCTGGTGGAGGTGGGCTGTGATgcggaggtggtggatggggatgtCTTCGCGGACACCCGTAGGTGCGGCGAGGCTGTTTCGATTGCAGACATGGAGAGAAAAACGAGTGTGCAGGTCTACATCGAAGGGAAGGagtgaagaaaagaaacaatGAAGTGAAACAAAAGATCCACGTGGGGCGACTCGGCACAGGCGGTGGACGGGCTTGGCACCAACTATAAATAACAGAAAATCGTTACAATTTCATCTAagtagaagaaaaaaaccaTTTACTTTATAAACCAGACACATATTTAATAGTCATCGCCGCGGCTGATCACCTCCTTTACATTCGGCCGCAGCACAAGAGTCTGTGGTAACAAAGTCAGTGAGAATCCGGTAGAAAAAGGAAGCAGACAGAAACGTACATGTTCAAATTGGGCGGTGTAGGAGCCCTTGACATCGCAGAGAGGTGGATAGTCCTGTACAATGCCCGCCGAGACCAGGTTGTTCAGGCCCAGCAGATACTTGTCCTGGCCCAGCCGGTCCAGGTACCGCCGACAGAAGGGCAGGGTGCCGAAGTTCTTGTTGATCACGGTCAGCAGATTCTTGGCCGACGAGAGGCGCAGAGGCACGTTAGGGGCATCTGGTGTCCGAGCGTAGTGCGAGGTTTCCATCTATTAACAACGTCACTAAATTGATCCAAAATGAGTAGGTAGGGCACCAGCTGACATCTTCCCGCACGTAGCCCTTGCCGGTACTACCGAATGTCTCGATGGCAAAgacctctccctcctccatcttcgtctgATCGGTGCTCTTGACAATAGGCACACTCTTGCCGCCGTGGATAACGTGCTGGTCGATGTTATGTCCGTTGAGGTTGCGAATGCACTTGACCGGATGCATGGTGCCATTCAACTCGACCTCGTAGCTCTCCATCGCCTCTTGGATAGCCGCACCAATATCGCTCATGCGGACGTCAATTCCAGCTTCCTAGAGACGGGTAAGAAATATAAAGGACAGATGGGATGAAAAACAGAACATACCCGAATACCAGTGTTGGTAGCATCCTTGACGGCTGCCAGCAGCGGATCATACACCGGATCAAACGACATGGTAAACGCGCTGTCGACAATGCGACCGTTCAGCTGCGCCCCGAAATCCACCTTCATCACATCCCCTTGCTGCAGGACCATCTTGTTGCCCGCGTTCGGGGTATAGTGCGCCGCGCAGTGGTTGATGCTCAGACCGCAGGGGAAACCCATGCCGCCCTTAAGATTATCGCCCTCCTCCAGACCCGGGTGGCCGGTCAAGGCGCGCACCGCGTCCTCAATGCCCTCCGCAATCTCCGTCAGAGTCTGGCCGGGGCGGATATTCTTCTGTGCGTACTGGCGAACCTGGCGGTGGACCTCGGCGCCCTGGCGGTACTCCTGGAGGAAATCATTGTTCATGCGATCGAGGTAGCGTTTTTCCTCGTTGGTGGTGCGGTAGGCGTTCTCGTTCAAGTATTCGACGATCTCGCCTTCGGGATACTGGTTGTTCGGGAACAGGTTGGACACGGGCACCCGTGGCGGAGAGCTCTGGACCTTGGCaccggccttcttcttcttcttgggcttacgcttcttcttctttttggcGGCTGCCCAATTTGTTAGTTGGGGTTGGTCGTGTGGGTGGGGTGAAACAGCGGAAGGCGGGGGAAGAATGGAACAATATAATTCGGGACACTATCAACGCATCAACTCACCTCCGGTCGCTCCGGCATCTGGAGCAGcgtcgccttcttcttggtcatcGTCGGAGTCGTCCTCTGCTTCGCCCGGAGCGGCTGCCGCGGCATCCGTTTTGGCGGCGCCGTTCTGGCCGTTCACTGCAGATCCGGGGGTCAGTCACACAGCAGGCGAGCGACAGAGAAGAATGTCTCACggtccagctgttccagcTTCTCGCTAGCCTGAGCTGCCATTGCTGCTGGAGTCGGGGATAGATTGTCAAGgatgggaagggaaggaggtgaagaagaaatggaagaagtggagagGGACGGAAGATTTTGCGATAAGATAACCGGATCCTTAAGTATGAATGAGGATAGACTTGGTAATGACAGACCTATAATCACCTATTGAGAATTATGAAAAAAACTATCATGACAAAGATGGTGTAAAAGAGCTAAGTAGAGGAATTAATCCAATAATTGTTCGTCACAGAGCTCCAATCTCATATCACCTTGGCTGTGGGACAAGAGTAGAGCAAAGCAGATTAAGATACAAACATTACGAATATGAAAGCGTTATGCTGAAGGTAAACCCATAAGTTATAGCCGTTGTTGAAACGAAATTATACCATATAAAATAACCCAAGCCCTCAATTCTATAAAATGTCTCATGCTTTACTTCCATATGGTTTATCATCCTCCGGAACATATGGCGTTTCGTAAGGGCGCTCGGCCTGTGGGGTAATCCGTGCCAAATGGCGACGCTCACCAGTAGTCCAGTCAACAATTGCAGAGTGGGCAGTGACACGGTTCTATGCACTTATTAGACACTGAATCTGTCATTGACTTATTGAAGAATTCACTTACATCCCAAACAACAACAGTTCCTGGAGCATATCGGACCCGGGCCTGGTAGTCAATGCCGCGGCCTACATGAGCCAACAAAAATCCCAGCAGGGCATCGCTCTCCTCTTTTTTGAGTCCCAAAATGCTGCGAGTGACTTCTCGTTGCGTTAGTTCAAGCACTGTAAAGGAGTGGGGAAGTGTACGTACAACCACCATTGACGAAGAGCGCTTTCTCGCCAGTCACCGGATGGGTCCGGACAATAGGATGCTCGCTCTTCACCGGCTCGCGTCTCACAACTCCTCCACGCTTCAAGCTGAATTCAGCCTGTTCAACTCCAGAATTCACGGCTTTTAGACCATGCAGTCTCTCTTTGATTGCTGGAGAAAGCCGCCTGTAGGCTTCAACCTGGTTTACAAAAGCGGTATCACCACCGACTTCCGGACCGTCAAGCAGGTACAAGAACGTAGTACCAGGTGGCTGCTCCTCATATGTAACATCCGAATGCCATGCAACGCTGCTATTCTTTGCTGCGAGTTACTCGTCATATTTCCACGCATTATTGTTCCGGTGAACAAGGTGGATTTCAGGATAACCCTCTGGTGATCCGCTCGTGGGGTGGATATGATGCCGGCCAAAGTAGCCTCCGAAATCGAGGGCTTCTTGGATCGGCAAATCCGCAAAGTCTTGATCTCTAAAGGCAACGACCTTTCGTTGGGCGACAAGGAGAGCGAGCTGGTCCTTTCCGGCGGGAGTGAGTTTGCTCAGCTGGACACCTGTGACTTCGGAGCCGATGGTTGGAGTGAGCTTTTGAATCTTAGAGCCCTCCACCAGCAGGTCTTTGAAGGAGGGATCGGCATCCTTCCCGTGTTCAACATGAGTGAAGGGTTCAAGAGGAGGGTATttctcgtcatcatcccAAGTAGGGAGGTAGTTTGGATACTATGCAATTTTCGAGGTTAGTTATACGTGGGGAAATTACAGGTTCAATCATGACCTACACTAGCAGTGgtttttcctccttcctcatcaAGGATTCTTCTTACATTGGACTTTGTCTCGTTCTTTCCAGGATCAGCCTTGACAGGGACGACGACCTCTGTGGCAGGCGATTCGGCAATAATAGATGGCGCCATGTTTGTGTTCGTAAATGAATATGGATGGACTGAGTTGAGTGAGTTGTATGAATTATCCTATGGTGACCTTGAGCAGCCTCTGGCTTAAATATACGTCCttgccatcttcgtctgcCTCCGCGTCATTTCATCTCAGAATTACGTACACAGTCTGTCACAGGCCATATATATGCGGTATCACCAATCATTTCATGATAGGGTTTGCTTTacgaggtggacgaggagcggTTCGCAAACGTACTCTtgcccctccatctccgtgtGCCGTGATATCCGTATGATCCATTGATACTCATTTAGGGACTTTGGATATCTGATTTTCTGGCATATTCGAGTCAACATCTTTACAGGTTGTGATTCCTTAGAACGAATAAAATATATCCGTGAGTCGCGTAGCTGAGCGCATAATGTAGAACCAGCATTGTCGTGAAGCGAACATGGAATTGTGAATGGAAAGGGAGGAAACATTACGTGCTATCAATGACAATAACGTCATGTAGTTGCTTATGGTTGGTGATAGGACGAGCACTCTTAGATACATTAATGGTATTGTATGGCGTGATATGATGCCAACAACAACCTCGCGGCCGCTTGGTAAGGAAGAAATATCCGTGCGTTCATTGCAGAAACGTAGGAATCACATACTACTAACACTAGTGTCCTTTATTAGGTGAAGTGACAACACTTGCAGGGCCGTGGAAATGATCCTTGCAGGTCTCTCTATACGCAACGTGCTATTCGCCTACCTCTCCCGCCTGTTCAGCTTGACGTGGCATGCTCCCGGGTTCATATTGAACCTCTCAATAAAAGGTAACTCGTCCTGCAAGAGTTCCACCTCGTATCTGTTTACCACGGTTGCGACGACCTTGGTAAGCTCAATCATAGCTAGATTCCTCCCAACGCAGCCCCTGCCGCCGATCGAGAATGGCTGGACGTATTCCTTGAGATTGGGCAATTGCTTCTCGTCGAACCATCTGTCAGGGTCAAATTTGTCGGCGTTGGGAAAGAGATCCGGATGTCTGTTGAGCTCCAGAATCGGGGCGGAGACGGTGACGCCGCCGGGGATGAAATGGCCACAGATGGTTGCTCCTTGGGCTGGCGTCGCGCGCGGAAGGCCAATAGCGACAGGAGGGCGAAGGCGCAGCGACTCATCAATGCACGCCCGGAGATAGGGGGACGCCATGAGCTTGTCGAACTCTGGTGTGGTCTCGTCCGCAGCCATGATGCCCTCGAGCTCCCGGCGAAGCTTGCGGAGCGCTATCGGGTGTTTCGCTAGCAGGAATATTGTGTTTGTCAGTCCGCTGGACGTGGTGTCGCTTCCGGCGTTGAGCATGATGCCTGCTTCCGCGACCTGTTCGCCGTAAGGCATCGGAGAGCTCTGGCTCTTGGAGGTTTCTTCAAGTTTGGAGAAAAAGTCGAACCGGTCTCCTTTACCAGACTTGATGCGCATATTCGCCTTATAAGTGCACATAGCTCCGAAGTCACGCAGTGAGTTAGCTCCATGGGCGCGAATGAGGCCGAAGACATTCTTGATGAGAGAGGCAAGACCTGGCCTGGCGTGGCCCATGAAAGCAGCATACGTAGTTGCATCGTGGAACGTCTGGACGATCTTGACGGAATAGGTCGAGCCGTCTTGTCTCTCGCAGAACGTGAGGTCgtcgcctttctccagaaAGCCGAATGGTTCCGAAAATGCTAGGCTGGAAATGGCATCGAATGTAAAGAGATTGAACCAGTACCTGATGTCAAGATCCTGGGCCACCCTCTTGTCCAGCGCCGTGACAAGCTCAGTGAGGACTCGGTTGATAACTTCTTCCATGGTCAAAACGTACTTGTGGCTGAAAACGTGGCTCAtgattcttctcttcctcgagtGCTCGGCTCGGTCAATTGAATTGGCAATGTCATGGTAGCCGCCAGCGATGTTTTCATAATAAGGGGCCTTTATTATGGCAGATCCATGCCCATAAATGTCTTTCAAGGCTCGCGGGTCTGTGAATGAGACATGATGGGGCTGGATTCGCACAACCGGCCCAAGGCGGCGGTGCGCATTGTGTATTGCCTTGTACCGGTTGTTTGTCCAGTGATATCGGAGAGCCCACAAGTCTGAAAAGCCAGCAATACCAGGAGAAGGGAAGCGCCGGAGATTCTTTGAGTCCACTATATATTCAAAAATGGGATAGAAGAGCAGGAAAAGGGTGGTCCCTGCCGCAATGAAGAGTATAAGCGCCATGGTGATGCTGTTTGTGTCGCCTTGGCGAAGCCACAAGAAGGCTTTGTGTCAAGAATTTGGCAGTAGCCCTGACCCGGAAGAGTGAAGGTCTACTTTATGATCAAAGTGATCGCGAAAAGTTCAACTTCAAATAACGGCCAAAGAATATGGTATCATTTTCCTCGTCATTCCATCTGTCACCATACTTGTACGCTTGTCCCACGCACCAAGCCCACCCATCCAGTTAGTAGAACAGACATATTCGTCCCCAGAACTTCTGCGGTCGGCGGGACATCTCGCCGCGGGATGCTCCATGACGTTAGAAGACCGCGACGATGCGTGATTCCGGGGGCTTCACAGTGTTAGTTTCCCCATG from Penicillium psychrofluorescens genome assembly, chromosome: 5 carries:
- a CDS encoding uncharacterized protein (ID:PFLUO_008161-T1.cds;~source:funannotate) translates to MAPSIIAESPATEVVVPVKADPGKNETKSNYPNYLPTWDDDEKYPPLEPFTHVEHGKDADPSFKDLLVEGSKIQKLTPTIGSEVTGVQLSKLTPAGKDQLALLVAQRKVVAFRDQDFADLPIQEALDFGGYFGRHHIHPTSGSPEGYPEIHLVHRNNNAWKYDE
- a CDS encoding uncharacterized protein (ID:PFLUO_008162-T1.cds;~source:funannotate), with the translated sequence MSHVFSHKYVLTMEEVINRVLTELVTALDKRVAQDLDIRYWFNLFTFDAISSLAFSEPFGFLEKGDDLTFCERQDGSTYSVKIVQTFHDATTYAAFMGHARPGLASLIKNVFGLIRAHGANSLRDFGAMCTYKANMRIKSGKGDRFDFFSKLEETSKSQSSPMPYGEQVAEAGIMLNAGSDTTSSGLTNTIFLLAKHPIALRKLRRELEGIMAADETTPEFDKLMASPYLRACIDESLRLRPPVAIGLPRATPAQGATICGHFIPGGVTVSAPILELNRHPDLFPNADKFDPDRWFDEKQLPNLKEYVQPFSIGGRGCVGRNLAMIELTKVVATVVNRYEVELLQDELPFIERFNMNPGACHVKLNRRER